A single Thermoanaerobacterium sp. RBIITD DNA region contains:
- a CDS encoding DUF3854 domain-containing protein, translated as MCDYRDPRLSILNVAQKSGIVILRQVSNEEFMARCPFCGDSEKNPKHGHLMLNIEKDAYHCTRCGEKGFAIGLYARLHRINNSEAFKELMNMIPETIPKIETKKMPQSPIASINERDKVYRAFLDKLTLKGEHLQNLIRRGLSWEEIGRNLYKSIPTIPQERLRICNELLQEGLNLNGIPGFFQVQKENQTYWDFYSDNGFFIPVRDIQGRIQGMQIRLDDDHERKYVWFSSRGKSSGTGAHAWIGVHGVPSKTVLVTEGPLKADIAHFLSRFTFVSVAGVDATKGIEQVLKELDTKRVFIAYDMDLKSNKNVQKAKERLEKKLIQAGFEVHTKTWDERLGKGIDDYLLWKKRQKVV; from the coding sequence ATGTGCGATTATAGAGATCCACGTCTGTCAATTTTAAATGTTGCTCAAAAATCAGGCATAGTAATTTTAAGACAAGTATCAAACGAGGAATTTATGGCAAGATGTCCGTTTTGTGGCGATTCAGAAAAAAATCCAAAACACGGACATCTTATGCTTAACATAGAGAAAGATGCATACCACTGCACGAGATGCGGTGAAAAAGGATTTGCAATAGGACTTTATGCACGACTACATCGAATAAATAATAGTGAAGCGTTTAAAGAACTTATGAACATGATACCTGAAACAATACCTAAAATTGAAACTAAAAAAATGCCACAAAGCCCTATTGCAAGCATTAATGAACGTGACAAAGTATATAGGGCATTTTTGGATAAGTTAACTCTTAAAGGCGAACATTTACAGAACCTTATCCGCAGAGGACTATCGTGGGAAGAAATTGGCAGAAATCTATACAAGTCAATACCAACAATTCCTCAGGAACGCTTAAGAATATGCAATGAACTGTTGCAAGAAGGATTAAACCTCAATGGCATACCAGGCTTCTTTCAAGTCCAGAAAGAAAATCAAACGTACTGGGATTTTTACTCTGACAACGGCTTTTTCATACCTGTACGTGACATTCAAGGACGTATTCAAGGTATGCAGATACGTCTTGATGATGACCATGAACGAAAATATGTGTGGTTTTCGTCACGTGGAAAATCGAGTGGAACTGGTGCACATGCATGGATAGGCGTACATGGAGTACCTTCAAAAACTGTATTAGTTACTGAAGGCCCATTAAAAGCTGATATTGCACATTTTTTAAGTCGCTTTACGTTTGTGTCAGTTGCAGGCGTAGACGCAACAAAAGGCATTGAACAAGTTTTGAAAGAACTTGATACTAAACGTGTCTTTATTGCATATGATATGGACTTAAAAAGCAATAAGAACGTACAAAAGGCTAAAGAAAGGCTTGAAAAAAAGCTTATACAGGCAGGTTTTGAGGTGCATACAAAGACGTGGGATGAGCGTTTAGGAAAAGGCATTGACGATTATTTGCTTTGGAAAAAACGCCAAAAAGTGGTATAG
- a CDS encoding DEAD/DEAH box helicase, translating to MLYNWQKEAIEKIQGENALLSAPTGSGKTKVAYMWAGLIDKDEKILQPKTKIIFTAPIKALSNERYMELKNMNINVGLETGDFKKNIEAPVICCTQEIYTNKYAQCPNLKVVIDEFHYVSTDPERARAYIDGIANSNPTSKILVMSATFGHPETVKKYLERLSNRQFSMYVTNERATSLVFTEKPVILDKLQNALVFVFSRRGVESIAYDIAQNRNRIATEKVRTLEKLAEIFSVSDIPEICYKGVGIYVGSLLPKEKLFMETGFRNGILNIMVGTDALALGVNLPAETVVFAQLAKYYDGPITKNEFVQMAGRAGRKGYFDRGFVSYMPSNFESFDYDTKELYEELLNAPQEPMEITIDISIPELLKGKSIKEEAEYVAKNSIPMLSVSDVQERIEYIMEQIDEFANELDIQNFKEILSDIYFPEYSLWTNLNIAQVFGENEKIDMDDLKELIFGCEESRNFFYSLLQLKKYIKTLPKQYKRKIKNQSLLDKLINEIDPTVNDFEMRIKNAREIL from the coding sequence ATGTTATATAATTGGCAAAAAGAAGCAATAGAAAAAATACAAGGAGAAAATGCATTATTATCAGCACCTACAGGTTCAGGTAAGACGAAAGTTGCATATATGTGGGCAGGTTTAATAGATAAAGACGAGAAAATTTTGCAGCCAAAAACCAAAATAATATTTACTGCACCGATTAAAGCGTTAAGCAACGAGAGATATATGGAATTAAAAAATATGAATATTAATGTAGGGTTAGAAACAGGTGATTTTAAGAAAAATATAGAAGCACCTGTTATATGCTGCACTCAAGAAATATATACGAACAAATATGCTCAATGTCCGAATCTTAAGGTTGTTATTGATGAATTTCATTATGTATCTACTGATCCTGAAAGAGCAAGAGCATATATAGACGGAATTGCAAACAGCAATCCGACATCAAAGATACTTGTTATGTCGGCAACTTTTGGACATCCTGAAACTGTCAAAAAATATCTTGAAAGACTTTCTAACAGACAATTTTCAATGTATGTGACAAACGAAAGAGCAACATCATTAGTATTTACCGAAAAACCTGTTATATTAGACAAACTGCAAAATGCACTTGTGTTTGTTTTTTCAAGGCGTGGTGTTGAATCTATTGCCTACGATATAGCGCAAAACAGAAACAGAATTGCAACCGAAAAAGTCCGTACATTAGAAAAACTTGCAGAAATCTTTTCGGTTTCTGATATTCCTGAAATTTGCTATAAAGGTGTGGGAATATATGTCGGTTCACTTTTGCCAAAAGAAAAGTTATTTATGGAGACTGGTTTCAGAAATGGTATTTTGAATATTATGGTTGGTACCGATGCACTTGCATTAGGTGTTAATCTACCTGCCGAAACAGTAGTATTTGCACAGCTTGCAAAATACTACGATGGACCTATAACAAAAAATGAATTTGTACAAATGGCAGGACGTGCAGGAAGAAAGGGATACTTCGACAGAGGCTTTGTATCATACATGCCAAGCAACTTTGAGTCCTTCGACTATGATACAAAAGAACTTTATGAAGAACTTTTAAATGCACCTCAAGAGCCTATGGAAATAACTATAGATATTTCAATACCTGAACTCTTAAAAGGAAAGTCTATAAAGGAAGAAGCTGAGTATGTAGCGAAAAATTCAATTCCTATGTTATCAGTTTCAGATGTTCAGGAAAGAATTGAATATATAATGGAACAAATAGACGAATTTGCCAATGAATTAGATATACAAAACTTTAAAGAAATTTTATCAGACATATATTTTCCTGAATACTCACTTTGGACGAACCTAAACATTGCACAGGTTTTTGGCGAAAACGAAAAAATCGACATGGATGACTTAAAGGAACTTATTTTCGGTTGCGAAGAAAGTAGAAACTTTTTCTATTCTCTATTGCAATTAAAAAAATACATTAAAACATTGCCAAAACAATATAAGCGAAAAATAAAAAACCAAAGTTTATTAGACAAACTTATCAATGAAATTGATCCGACTGTTAATGACTTTGAGATGAGAATAAAAAATGCAAGAGAAATATTATAA